The following coding sequences are from one Eucalyptus grandis isolate ANBG69807.140 chromosome 11, ASM1654582v1, whole genome shotgun sequence window:
- the LOC104444090 gene encoding probable trehalase, protein MPAAALLLLLTTSSAFAAASPPRACAMAAAVASTPLLAFLERLQEAALAAFGPRDFDPKLYIDLSLRSDLASVERAFAALPRSPNGSVPAGDLKKFVAAHFGGAGSDLVPARPPDFVPEPAGFLPRVKSPAVRAWALKVHALWSNLSRHVDDSVRERPDWHTLLPLPGPVVIPGSRFREVYYWDSYWVIRGLLASKMYVTAKTIVNNLIYLLDTYGHVLNGARAYYTNRSQPPLLSAMIRAIYEKTHDKEFVVKSLPALLKEHDFWTSGLHQITVQDRDCSHNLSRYYAMWDKPRPESSTIDKKSASNISSTSEKQKFYREVASTAESGWDFSTRWMRNPEDITTLATTSILPVDLNIYILRMELDISFFGKIAGNDNIAKHFLEAAKAREKAVSTVFWNERMGQWLDYWVGNSSSCMEGQHWDAANQNKNVFASNFLPLWIDVFNSDKNLVEKVAKSLRSSGLLRDAGIATSLTNSSQQWDFPNGWAPLQHMIAEGLARSGSSEARSLAEDIVVRWIRTNYVAYKKTGAMHEKYDVQKCGEFGGGGEYIPQTGFGWSNGVVLAFLDEFGWPEDRRVDCQ, encoded by the exons ATGCCGgccgccgccctcctcctcctcctgacGACCTCCTCCGCCTTCGCCGCCGCTTCTCCGCCGCGCGCCTGCGCAATGGCCGCCGCGGTCGCCTCCACTCCCTTGCTCGCCTTCCTCGAGCGCCTCCAGGAGGCCGCCCTCGCTGCCTTCGGCCCCCGCGACTTCGACCCCAAGCTCTACATCGACCTCTCCCTCAGGTCCGACCTCGCCTCCGTCGAGCGCGCCTTCGCCGCCCTCCCCCGCTCCCCCAACGGCTCCGTCCCCGCCGGGGACCTCAAAAAGTTCGTCGCCGCCCACTTCGGCGGCGCGGGGAGCGACCTGGTGCCCGCGCGGCCGCCGGACTTCGTGCCCGAGCCCGCGGGGTTCCTGCCCCGGGTGAAGAGCCCCGCGGTGCGGGCGTGGGCGCTCAAGGTGCACGCGCTGTGGAGCAACCTGAGCCGGCACGTGGACGACTCGGTGCGGGAGCGGCCGGACTGGCACACCTTGCTACCGCTGCCGGGGCCGGTCGTTATTCCCGGTTCTCGGTTCAGGGAGGTGTATTACTGGGACTCTTACTGGGTCATCAG GGGCTTGTTAGCTTCTAAGATGTATGTGACGGCAAAGACGATTGTCAACAATCTCATCTACCTCCTAGACACATATGGCCATGTCCTAAATGGTGCGAGGGCCTACTACACGAACCGGAG CCAACCTCCCCTTCTGAGTGCAATGATTCGTGCCATCTATGAAAAGACACATGACAAGGAATTTGTCGTGAAGTCTCTCCCTGCTCTTCTGAAAGAGCATGATTTTTGGACATCAG GTCTTCATCAGATCACCGTCCAGGACCGTGACTGTAGTCATAATTTGAGTCGTTATTACGCAATGTGGGATAAACCCAGGCCTGAATCTTCAACGATC GACAAGAAGTCTGCTTCAAATATATCAAGCACTTCTGAAAAGCAGAAGTTCTATCGGGAAGTAGCTTCGACAGCTGAATCTGGATGGGACTTTAGTACCAGATGGATGAG GAATCCTGAGGATATTACGACACTGGCAACAACATCAATTTTACCGGTTGATTTGAACATATACATACTAAGG ATGGAACTTGACATATCCTTCTTCGGAAAAATTGCTGGGAATGATAACATTGCCAAACACTTCTTAGAAGCTGCAAAGGCTAGAGAAAAGGCCGTCAGCACCGTTTTCTGGAATGAAAGGATGGGACAGTGGCTTGACTATTGGGTTGGCAATAGCAGTTCATGCATG GAAGGTCAACATTGGGATGCTGCAAACCAGAACAAGAATGTGTTTGCTTCAAATTTCCTACCTCTGTGGATCGATGTGTTCAATTCAG ATAAGAATTTAGTAGAGAAAGTCGCCAAGAGTTTACGGAGTTCAGGTCTGCTCCGTGATGCAGGGATTGCAACTTCTTTGACAAACTCAAGCCAACAATG GGATTTTCCAAACGGCTGGGCCCCTCTACAGCATATGATAGCTGAAGGCCTGGCTAGATCCGGATCCAGCGAGGCAAGGTCTTTGGCGGAAGACATAGTTGTCAGGTGGATAAGGACTAACTACGTTGCCTACAAGAAAACTGGTGCAATGCACGAAAAGTATGATGTGCAAAAATGCGGGGAATTTGGGGGCGGTGGTGAATATATACCTCAG ACTGGTTTTGGCTGGTCGAATGGCGTTGTGTTGGCTTTCTTGGACGAGTTTGGATGGCCTGAAGATCGGCGGGTAGATTGCCAGTGA
- the LOC104444088 gene encoding ABC transporter F family member 3 — MTEVASSIVHDVLGPRLQDVDQPIVDYIVNVLADEDFDFGDDGDGAFEAIGELLVGAECVSDFDESRLVCSKLNEKFGKHGLVKAKPTVRSLATPFRMDDGMDEEVAPKKKQEVFDGPILSERDRAKIERRKRKDERQREAEYQMHLAEMEAVRAGMPVVSVSHDSGTGAAFRDIHLENFNVSVGGRELIVDGCITLSFGRHYGLIGRNGTGKTTFLRHLAMHAIDGIPRNCQILHVEQEVAGDDTSALQCVLNTDIERTQLLQEEARLVAQQRELELVSASGKSNGDQNGPNADAIAQRLEEIYKRLVLIDADAAEARAASILAGLSFSPEMQHKATKTFSGGWRMRIALARALYVEPDLLLLDEPTNHLDLHAVLWLESYLVKWPKTFIVVSHAREFLNIVVTDIIHLQGQKLSTYKGDYDAFERTRVEQLKNQQKAFESSERARAHMQAFIDKFRYNAKRASLVQSRIKALDRLGHVDEVVNDPDYKFEFPTPDDRPGPPIISFSDASFGYPGGPLLFRNLNFGIDLDSRIAMVGPNGIGKSTILKLIGGELQPSSGTVFRSAKVRIAVFSQHHVDGLDLSSSPLLYMMRCFPGVPEQKLRAHLGSFGVTGNLALQPMYTLSGGQKSRVAFAKITFKKPHILLLDEPSNHLDLDAVEALIQGLVLFQGGILMVSHDEHLISGSVDELWVVSEGRVSPFNGNFHDYKKILQSS; from the exons ATGACTGAAGTGGCGAGCTCGATCGTGCACGACGTGCTGGGCCCGCGGCTCCAGGACGTGGATCAGCCCATCGTCGACTACATCGTCAACGTCCTCGCCGACGAGGACTTCGACttcggcgacgacggcgacggcgccTTCGAGGCCATCGGCGAGCTCCTCGTCGGCGCCGAGTGCGTCTCCGACTTCGACGAGAGCCGCCTG GTCTGCAGCAAATTGAATGAGAAATTCGGGAAGCATGGTCTTGTTAAGGCTAAGCCGACGGTTCGGAGCCTCGCGACACCTTTTAGAATGGACGACGGAATGGACGAGGAGGTGGCCCCCAAGAAGAAACAGGAGGTCTTCGACGGTCCTATTCTGTCCGAGCGTGATCGGGCGAAGATCGAACGGAGAAAGAGGAAGGACGAGCGGCAGAGAGAG GCAGAATACCAAATGCATTTGGCAGAGATGGAAGCGGTCAGAGCAGGAATGCCTGTTGTGTCTGTAAGTCATGACAGTGGTACTGGAGCAGCTTTCAGGGATATCCATTTGGAAAACTTCAATGTGTCTGTGGGTGGTCGTGAACTCATTGTAGATGGTTGCATAACGCTTTCTTTCGGAAGGCATTATG GCCTTATTGGGAGAAACGGTACTGGAAAGACAACTTTCCTCAGGCACTTGGCTATGCATGCGATCGATGGTATTCCTCGAAATTGCCAGATCTTACATGTGGAGCAAGAAGTGGCTGGTGATGATACCTCAGCCTTACAATGTGTTCTTAACACTGACATTGAAAGGACACAGCTCTTGCAAGAAGAAGCTCGATTAGTTGCCCAGCAG AGAGAACTGGAGCTTGTCAGTGCCAGTGGAAAGAGCAATGGGGATCAAAATGGGCCAAATGCAGATGCAATTGCACAAAGACTTGAAGAAATATACAAGAGGCTTGTGCTTATTGATGCTGATGCTGCAGAAGCTCGGGCAGCTTCCATTCTAGCG GGTCTCAGTTTCTCTCCAGAAATGCAGCATAAAGCAACAAAAACTTTTTCTGGTGGATGGAGAATGCGAATTGCACTTGCTCGGGCACTATATGTAGAGCCTGATTTACTGTTGCTGGATGAACCTACG AACCATCTTGATCTCCATGCCGTTCTGTGGCTGGAATCTTATCTGGTTAAATGGCCAAAGACTTTTATTGTTGTTTCTCATGCAAGGGAATTCTTGAACATT GTAGTGACTGATATTATACATCTACAAGGGCAAAAATTGTCTACTTACAAAGGGGATTATGACGCATTTGAGAGAACACGAGTGGAACAGCTTAAGAACCAACAGAAAGCTTTTGAGTCTAGTGAACGAGCAAGAGCGCATATGCAG GCCTTCATTGACAAGTTCCGCTATAACGCGAAGAGGGCCTCACTTGTTCAGTCAAGAATCAAG GCGTTGGACCGACTGGGCCATGTGGATGAAGTCGTCAATGACCCTGA CTACAAGTTTGAATTTCCAACACCTGATGATAGGCCAGGCCCTCCAATAATCAGTTTCAG TGATGCATCATTTGGTTATCCTGGTGGACCCCTACTATTCAGGAATTTGAACTTTGGCATAGATCTAGACAGTCGCATTGCAA TGGTTGGGCCAAATGGCATTGGCAAGTCAACAATACTCAAACTAATAGGCGGGGAACTACAGCCAAGTTCTGGGACAGTTTTCCGTTCAGCGAAG GTTCGCATTGCTGTTTTTAGTCAGCACCATGTCGACGGGCTAGACCTGTCCTCGAGTCCACTTCTATACATGATGCGCTGCTTTCCT GGTGTACCTGAACAAAAACTTAGAGCTCACTTGGGTTCCTTTGGTGTAACCGGAAATCTTGCACTTCAACCTATGTATACCTTGTCTG GTGGTCAGAAAAGCAGAGTTGCATTTGCCAAGATAACTTTCAAGAAACCTCACATACTTTTGCTTGATGAGCCATCCAATCATCTG GATTTGGATGCGGTCGAGGCGCTCATTCAAGGTCTGGTCTTGTTCCAAGGAGGAATTCTGATG GTTAGTCACGATGAGCATCTGATATCTGGAAGCGTGGACGAGCTGTGGGTGGTTTCGGAAGGCAGGGTGTCACCTTTCAATGGGAATTTCCATGATTATAAGAAGATACTTCAGTCCTCGTAG